The proteins below are encoded in one region of Ammospiza nelsoni isolate bAmmNel1 chromosome 23, bAmmNel1.pri, whole genome shotgun sequence:
- the CDKN1A gene encoding cyclin-dependent kinase inhibitor 1: MPLSQSRAGQSPCSSKACRNLFGPVDHEQLQQDFEDKMKQQLEEAQQRWNFNFETETPLEGPFKWERMLVAEQAPQEVHSLVRAVISSDSRSSLAHRVPPKECGVGRICPEEAQQSSKVCRAGSLQGLKRGQTTIKDFYSAKRRIVPARPQP; the protein is encoded by the exons ATGCcgctgtcccagagcagggctgggcagagcccctgcagcagcaaagcctgcaGGAACCTCTTTGGCCCCGTGGACCacgagcagctccagcaggacttTGAGGACAAgatgaagcagcagctggaagaagcTCAGCAGCGCTGGAACTTCAACTTTGAGACAGAGACTCCCCTGGAAGGGCCCTTCAAGTGGGAGAGGATGCTGGTGGCTGAGCAGGCACCCCAAGAGGTTCACAGCCTGGTCAGGGCTGTCatcagcagtgacagcaggagctccctggcccACAGGGTGCCCCCCAAGGAGTGTGGTGTTGGCAGGATTTGCCCCGAGGAGGCTCAGCAGAGCTCGAAGGTTTGCAGGGCTGGTTCCCTGCAGGGCTTGAAACGTGGGCAGACCACGATCAAAG ACTTCTACAGTGCCAAGAGGAGGATCGTCCCTGCCCGGCCCCAGCCGTGA
- the SRSF3 gene encoding serine/arginine-rich splicing factor 3: MHRDSCPLDCKVYVGNLGNNGNKTELERAFGYYGPLRSVWVARNPPGFAFVEFEDPRDAADAVRELDGRTLCGCRVRVELSNGEKRSRNRGPPPSWGRRPRDDYRRRSPPPRRRSPRRRSFSRSRSRSLSRDRRRERSLSRERNHKPSRSFSRSRSRSRSNERK, encoded by the exons ATGCATCGTGACTCTTGTCCGCTGGACTGCAAGGTCTATGTGGGTAACCTTGGAAACAATGGCAACAAAACAGAATTAGAGCGAGCTTTTGGCTACTATGGACCACTGCGCAGTGTATGGGTGGCGAGAAATCCTCCTGGGTTTGCCTTTGTGGAGTTTGAAGATCCCCGAGATGCAGCTGATGCAGTCAGAGAGCTAGATGGAAG AACGCTGTGTGGCTGTCGTGTCCGCGTGGAGCTCTCCAACGGGGAGAAGCGCAGTCGGAACCGCGGCCCCCCTCCGTCGTGGGGCCGGCGCCCTCGGGATGACTATCGCAGGAGGAGTCCCCCTCCTCGGCGCAG ATCACCGCGAAGGAGAAGCTTCTCCCGGAGCCGCAGCAG GTCCCTCTCCAGAGACAGAAGAAGAGAGAGATCACTCTCACGGGAGAGGAACCACAAGCCCTCTCGCTCCTTCTCCAGGTCTCGCAG TCGCTCCAGGTCAAATGAGAGGAAATAG